From the genome of Phyllostomus discolor isolate MPI-MPIP mPhyDis1 chromosome 12, mPhyDis1.pri.v3, whole genome shotgun sequence, one region includes:
- the HSPB6 gene encoding heat shock protein beta-6, translated as MEIPVPVQPSWLRRASAPLPGLSATGRLFDQRFGEGLLEAELASLCPAALAPYYLRAPSVALPAAQVPTDPGHFSVLLDVKHFSPEEISVKVVGEHVEVHARHEERPDEHGYVSREFHRRYRLPPGVDPAAVTSALSPEGVLSIQASPVPAQAPLPPPAPANLGSGHA; from the exons ATGGAGATCCCAGTCCCCGTGCAGCCGTCTTGGCTGCGCCGCGCCTCGGCCCCGTTGCCCGGGCTTTCGGCGACCGGGCGTCTTTTTGACCAGCGCTTCGGCGAGGGGCTGCTGGAGGCCGAGCTTGCTTCCCTGTGTCCCGCCGCGCTGGCACCCTACTACCTGCGCGCACCCAGCGTGGCGCTTCCGGCCGCCCAG GTGCCGACTGACCCTGGGCATTTTTCCGTGCTGCTGGATGTGAAACACTTCTCGCCAGAGGAAATCTCCGTCAAGGTGGTTGGTGAACATGTGGAGGTGCACGCCCGCCATGAGGAGCGACCG GATGAACACGGATACGTCTCTCGCGAGTTCCACCGTCGCTACCGTTTGCCACCTGGCGTGGACCCTGCCGCAGTGACGTCAGCGTTGTCCCCTGAGGGTGTCCTTTCCATCCAGGCCTCACCTGTGCCCGCTCAggccccactgccaccaccagctCCTGCCAATTTGGGATCTGGGCACGCGTGA
- the LIN37 gene encoding protein lin-37 homolog isoform X5 produces the protein MFPVKVKVEKSESPRGSQSISSKVLPGSEHWARAPTSWKRRVNTSLELEMAKARNQLDAVLQCLLEKSHMDRERLDEEAGKTPSDTHSKDCSIAVTGKRGERRGGRWMMDWLKEGHNDPGSEVTNSKSCDVYKLPPPTAPGLPGDACRSRIPSPLQPEIHGTPDDEPSEPEPSPSTLIYRNMQRWKRIRQRWKEASHRNQLRYSESMKILREMYERQ, from the exons ATGTTTCCGGTGAAGGTGAAAGTGGAGAAATCAG AAAGTCCCAGGGGTAGCCAAAGCATATCCTCAAAAGTCCTTCCAGGCTCTGAGCACTGGGCCAGAGCACCTACAAGTTGGAAGAGGAGAGTGAACACCTCACTGG AGTTGGAGATGGCTAAGGCTCGAAACCAACTGGATGCTGTTCTGCAGTGTCTCCTGGAGAAGAGTCACATGGACAG GGAGCGTCTGGATGAGGAAGCCGGGAAGACCCCCTCAGATACCCACAGCAA GGATTGCTCCATTGCAGTCACTGGCAAACG cggagaaagaagaggagggagatgGATGATGGACTGGCTGAAGGAGGGCCACAACGATCCA GGTTCAGAGGTCACCAACAGCAAGAGTTGTGACGTGTACAAGCTGCCTCCTCCTACAGCCCCTGGGCTACCTGGAGATGCCTGCAGATCCCGAATTCCATCCCCACTGCAGCCGGAGATCCATGGTACCCCTGATGATGAG CCCTCTGAGCCTGAGCCTTCACCCTCCACACTCATCTACCGCAACATGCAGCGCTGGAAACGCATCCGCCAGAG gtGGAAGGAGGCATCTCATCGGAATCAGCTTCGTTACTCAGAAAGCATGAAGATCCTACGGGAGATGTATGAGCGACAGTGA
- the LIN37 gene encoding protein lin-37 homolog isoform X2 has protein sequence MFPVKVKVEKSESPRGSQSISSKVLPGSEHWARAPTSWKRRVNTSLELEMAKARNQLDAVLQCLLEKSHMDRDCSIAVTGKRPSARFPHQRRKKRREMDDGLAEGGPQRSNTYVIKLFDRSVDLAQFSENTPLYPICRAWMRNSPSVRERERSPSSPLPPLPEDEEGSEVTNSKSCDVYKLPPPTAPGLPGDACRSRIPSPLQPEIHGTPDDEPSEPEPSPSTLIYRNMQRWKRIRQRWKEASHRNQLRYSESMKILREMYERQ, from the exons ATGTTTCCGGTGAAGGTGAAAGTGGAGAAATCAG AAAGTCCCAGGGGTAGCCAAAGCATATCCTCAAAAGTCCTTCCAGGCTCTGAGCACTGGGCCAGAGCACCTACAAGTTGGAAGAGGAGAGTGAACACCTCACTGG AGTTGGAGATGGCTAAGGCTCGAAACCAACTGGATGCTGTTCTGCAGTGTCTCCTGGAGAAGAGTCACATGGACAG GGATTGCTCCATTGCAGTCACTGGCAAACG GCCATCCGCCCGCTTCCCTCACCAgcggagaaagaagaggagggagatgGATGATGGACTGGCTGAAGGAGGGCCACAACGATCCA ACACGTATGTGATTAAGCTGTTTGACCGGAGTGTGGACTTGGCTCAATTCAGTGAGAACACACCGCTGTACCCAATCTGCCGTGCCTGGATGCGCAACAGCCCCTCAGTGCGTGAGCGTGAACGCTCACCCAGCTCACCGCTGCCCCCACTGCCTGAGGATGAAGAG GGTTCAGAGGTCACCAACAGCAAGAGTTGTGACGTGTACAAGCTGCCTCCTCCTACAGCCCCTGGGCTACCTGGAGATGCCTGCAGATCCCGAATTCCATCCCCACTGCAGCCGGAGATCCATGGTACCCCTGATGATGAG CCCTCTGAGCCTGAGCCTTCACCCTCCACACTCATCTACCGCAACATGCAGCGCTGGAAACGCATCCGCCAGAG gtGGAAGGAGGCATCTCATCGGAATCAGCTTCGTTACTCAGAAAGCATGAAGATCCTACGGGAGATGTATGAGCGACAGTGA
- the LIN37 gene encoding protein lin-37 homolog isoform X1: MFPVKVKVEKSESPRGSQSISSKVLPGSEHWARAPTSWKRRVNTSLELEMAKARNQLDAVLQCLLEKSHMDRERLDEEAGKTPSDTHSKDCSIAVTGKRPSARFPHQRRKKRREMDDGLAEGGPQRSNTYVIKLFDRSVDLAQFSENTPLYPICRAWMRNSPSVRERERSPSSPLPPLPEDEEGSEVTNSKSCDVYKLPPPTAPGLPGDACRSRIPSPLQPEIHGTPDDEPSEPEPSPSTLIYRNMQRWKRIRQRWKEASHRNQLRYSESMKILREMYERQ, encoded by the exons ATGTTTCCGGTGAAGGTGAAAGTGGAGAAATCAG AAAGTCCCAGGGGTAGCCAAAGCATATCCTCAAAAGTCCTTCCAGGCTCTGAGCACTGGGCCAGAGCACCTACAAGTTGGAAGAGGAGAGTGAACACCTCACTGG AGTTGGAGATGGCTAAGGCTCGAAACCAACTGGATGCTGTTCTGCAGTGTCTCCTGGAGAAGAGTCACATGGACAG GGAGCGTCTGGATGAGGAAGCCGGGAAGACCCCCTCAGATACCCACAGCAA GGATTGCTCCATTGCAGTCACTGGCAAACG GCCATCCGCCCGCTTCCCTCACCAgcggagaaagaagaggagggagatgGATGATGGACTGGCTGAAGGAGGGCCACAACGATCCA ACACGTATGTGATTAAGCTGTTTGACCGGAGTGTGGACTTGGCTCAATTCAGTGAGAACACACCGCTGTACCCAATCTGCCGTGCCTGGATGCGCAACAGCCCCTCAGTGCGTGAGCGTGAACGCTCACCCAGCTCACCGCTGCCCCCACTGCCTGAGGATGAAGAG GGTTCAGAGGTCACCAACAGCAAGAGTTGTGACGTGTACAAGCTGCCTCCTCCTACAGCCCCTGGGCTACCTGGAGATGCCTGCAGATCCCGAATTCCATCCCCACTGCAGCCGGAGATCCATGGTACCCCTGATGATGAG CCCTCTGAGCCTGAGCCTTCACCCTCCACACTCATCTACCGCAACATGCAGCGCTGGAAACGCATCCGCCAGAG gtGGAAGGAGGCATCTCATCGGAATCAGCTTCGTTACTCAGAAAGCATGAAGATCCTACGGGAGATGTATGAGCGACAGTGA
- the LIN37 gene encoding protein lin-37 homolog isoform X4, with translation MFPVKVKVEKSELEMAKARNQLDAVLQCLLEKSHMDRDCSIAVTGKRPSARFPHQRRKKRREMDDGLAEGGPQRSNTYVIKLFDRSVDLAQFSENTPLYPICRAWMRNSPSVRERERSPSSPLPPLPEDEEGSEVTNSKSCDVYKLPPPTAPGLPGDACRSRIPSPLQPEIHGTPDDEPSEPEPSPSTLIYRNMQRWKRIRQRWKEASHRNQLRYSESMKILREMYERQ, from the exons ATGTTTCCGGTGAAGGTGAAAGTGGAGAAATCAG AGTTGGAGATGGCTAAGGCTCGAAACCAACTGGATGCTGTTCTGCAGTGTCTCCTGGAGAAGAGTCACATGGACAG GGATTGCTCCATTGCAGTCACTGGCAAACG GCCATCCGCCCGCTTCCCTCACCAgcggagaaagaagaggagggagatgGATGATGGACTGGCTGAAGGAGGGCCACAACGATCCA ACACGTATGTGATTAAGCTGTTTGACCGGAGTGTGGACTTGGCTCAATTCAGTGAGAACACACCGCTGTACCCAATCTGCCGTGCCTGGATGCGCAACAGCCCCTCAGTGCGTGAGCGTGAACGCTCACCCAGCTCACCGCTGCCCCCACTGCCTGAGGATGAAGAG GGTTCAGAGGTCACCAACAGCAAGAGTTGTGACGTGTACAAGCTGCCTCCTCCTACAGCCCCTGGGCTACCTGGAGATGCCTGCAGATCCCGAATTCCATCCCCACTGCAGCCGGAGATCCATGGTACCCCTGATGATGAG CCCTCTGAGCCTGAGCCTTCACCCTCCACACTCATCTACCGCAACATGCAGCGCTGGAAACGCATCCGCCAGAG gtGGAAGGAGGCATCTCATCGGAATCAGCTTCGTTACTCAGAAAGCATGAAGATCCTACGGGAGATGTATGAGCGACAGTGA
- the LIN37 gene encoding protein lin-37 homolog isoform X3, producing MFPVKVKVEKSELEMAKARNQLDAVLQCLLEKSHMDRERLDEEAGKTPSDTHSKDCSIAVTGKRPSARFPHQRRKKRREMDDGLAEGGPQRSNTYVIKLFDRSVDLAQFSENTPLYPICRAWMRNSPSVRERERSPSSPLPPLPEDEEGSEVTNSKSCDVYKLPPPTAPGLPGDACRSRIPSPLQPEIHGTPDDEPSEPEPSPSTLIYRNMQRWKRIRQRWKEASHRNQLRYSESMKILREMYERQ from the exons ATGTTTCCGGTGAAGGTGAAAGTGGAGAAATCAG AGTTGGAGATGGCTAAGGCTCGAAACCAACTGGATGCTGTTCTGCAGTGTCTCCTGGAGAAGAGTCACATGGACAG GGAGCGTCTGGATGAGGAAGCCGGGAAGACCCCCTCAGATACCCACAGCAA GGATTGCTCCATTGCAGTCACTGGCAAACG GCCATCCGCCCGCTTCCCTCACCAgcggagaaagaagaggagggagatgGATGATGGACTGGCTGAAGGAGGGCCACAACGATCCA ACACGTATGTGATTAAGCTGTTTGACCGGAGTGTGGACTTGGCTCAATTCAGTGAGAACACACCGCTGTACCCAATCTGCCGTGCCTGGATGCGCAACAGCCCCTCAGTGCGTGAGCGTGAACGCTCACCCAGCTCACCGCTGCCCCCACTGCCTGAGGATGAAGAG GGTTCAGAGGTCACCAACAGCAAGAGTTGTGACGTGTACAAGCTGCCTCCTCCTACAGCCCCTGGGCTACCTGGAGATGCCTGCAGATCCCGAATTCCATCCCCACTGCAGCCGGAGATCCATGGTACCCCTGATGATGAG CCCTCTGAGCCTGAGCCTTCACCCTCCACACTCATCTACCGCAACATGCAGCGCTGGAAACGCATCCGCCAGAG gtGGAAGGAGGCATCTCATCGGAATCAGCTTCGTTACTCAGAAAGCATGAAGATCCTACGGGAGATGTATGAGCGACAGTGA
- the PSENEN gene encoding gamma-secretase subunit PEN-2 isoform X1 gives MRAALPIKKDYELQRYLGHHTQTSVVESSKDIQPGGSKHARGVDFCDPCICSVKARVLSPQGRPGPSATMNLERVSNEEKLNLCRKYYLGGFAFLPFLWLVNIFWFFREAFLVPAYTEQSQIKGYVWRSAVGFLFWVIILTTWITIFQIYRSRWGALGDYLSFTIPLGTP, from the exons ATGCGTGCAGCGCTGCCTATCAAAAAAGACTACGAACTCCAGAGATACTTGGGGCATCACACGCAAACGTCGGTAGTTGAAAGTAGCAAAGACATCCAACCCGGAGGAAGTAAACACGCCAG ggGCGTGGATTTTTGCGATCCTTGCATTTGTAGTGTCAAGGCTCGGGTCTTGTCCCCTCAGGGACGACCCGGTCCCAGCGCAACTATGAACTTGGAGCGGGTGTCCAACGAGGAGAAGTTGAATTTGTGCCGGAAGTACTACCTGG gTGGGTTTGctttcctgccttttctctggTTGGTCAACATCTTCTGGTTTTTCCGAGAGGCCTTCCTTGTACCGGCGTACACAGAGCAGAGCCAAATAAAAGGCT ATGTCTGGCGCTCAGCTGTGGGCTTCCTCTTTTGGGTAATTATACTCACCACCTGGATCACCATCTTCCAGATCTACCGTTCCCGTTGGGGCGCCCTTGGGGACTACCTCTCCTTCACCATACCCCTGGGTACCCCCTGA
- the PSENEN gene encoding gamma-secretase subunit PEN-2 isoform X2, which translates to MRAALPIKKDYELQRYLGHHTQTSVVESSKDIQPGGSKHASVKARVLSPQGRPGPSATMNLERVSNEEKLNLCRKYYLGGFAFLPFLWLVNIFWFFREAFLVPAYTEQSQIKGYVWRSAVGFLFWVIILTTWITIFQIYRSRWGALGDYLSFTIPLGTP; encoded by the exons ATGCGTGCAGCGCTGCCTATCAAAAAAGACTACGAACTCCAGAGATACTTGGGGCATCACACGCAAACGTCGGTAGTTGAAAGTAGCAAAGACATCCAACCCGGAGGAAGTAAACACGCCAG TGTCAAGGCTCGGGTCTTGTCCCCTCAGGGACGACCCGGTCCCAGCGCAACTATGAACTTGGAGCGGGTGTCCAACGAGGAGAAGTTGAATTTGTGCCGGAAGTACTACCTGG gTGGGTTTGctttcctgccttttctctggTTGGTCAACATCTTCTGGTTTTTCCGAGAGGCCTTCCTTGTACCGGCGTACACAGAGCAGAGCCAAATAAAAGGCT ATGTCTGGCGCTCAGCTGTGGGCTTCCTCTTTTGGGTAATTATACTCACCACCTGGATCACCATCTTCCAGATCTACCGTTCCCGTTGGGGCGCCCTTGGGGACTACCTCTCCTTCACCATACCCCTGGGTACCCCCTGA
- the IGFLR1 gene encoding IGF-like family receptor 1 isoform X1, whose product MGNVCVKRKHRWWPLQLHSPATHLPEPQPAALWAGTQGQGEDTWLQQVGGFPAQRRLGLGAKCQRRCGGKSCGCWLPGWGPNAFSCLRHCSWPRLCHRKPPSTVAAWSTGTLTTCAVAAVCSASVRPHAPKPAPTKEPCPLKPGTPSVLSSQESSSLTVSSPPWTSEHTAPWQAFLTIALPLVLVLLVTSATILRLAQRRHSSHHHRKAVHPYSDIACSDPNISPGSLEAPEAELPNLTSQPLSRLLDELEVLEELIVLLDPEPGPGGSLACGTTRHLAARYGLPAAWSTFAYSLRPSRSPLRALIEMVVAREPSASLGQLHIHLAQLGRADALKVLSKLG is encoded by the exons ATGGGCAATGTCTGTGTCAAG AGAAAGCACCGTTGGTGGCCTCTGCAACTTCATTCACCTGCAACCCACCTCCCAGAACCTCAGCCAGCAGCTCTATGGGCAGGAACCCAGGGGCAG GGGGAAGATACCTGGTTGCAGCAGGTTGGAGGATTCCCAGCCCAGAGGAGATTGGGGTTAGGAGCTAAG TGTCAGAGGCGCTGTGGCGGAAAGTCCTGTGGTTGCTGGCTGCCCGGATGGGGCCCCAACGCCTTCTCTTGTCTGCGGCACTGTTCTTGGCCCAGACTGTGCCACAGGAAGCCTCCCAGCACTGTGGCCGCCTGGAGTACTGGAACCCTGACAACCTGTGCTGTGGCAGCTGTCTGCAGCGCTTCGGTCCGCCCCCATGCCCCG AAGCCGGCTCCTACCAAAGAGCCCTGTCCCCTGAAGCCTGGAACACCCAGCGTCCTGAGCTCCCAGGAATCCAGCTCACTGACAGTTTCCAGCCCACCATGGACATCTGAGCACACTGCCCCTTGGCAGGCCTTTCTAACTATTGCCCTGCCCCTGGTGCTGGTTCTGCTTGTGACCTCAGCCACCATCCTCCGGCTTGCTCAGCGAAGACATAGCTCCCACCACCACAGGAAAGCTGTCCACCCTTATTCTGATATTGCTTGCAGTGATCCCAACATCTCTCCAGGTTCTCTGGAGGCACCAGAGGCAG AGCTGCCAAATCTCACATCACAGCCCCTGTCTCGCCTCCTGGATGAGCTGGAGGTGCTGGAGGAGCTGATTGTACTGCTGGACCCTGAGCCTGGGCCAGGTGGGTCATTGGCCTGTGGTACCACTCGACACCTGGCTGCAAGATATGGACTGCCTGCTGCCTGGTCCACATTTGCTTACTCACTGAGACCCAGTCGCTCACCTCTGCGAGCACTGATTGAGATGGTGGTAGCAAGGGAGCCCTCTGCTTCTCTGGGCCAGCTTCACATACACCTGGCCCAACTAGGGCGGGCGGATGCACTGAAGGTGTTATCCAAGCTTGGCTGA
- the IGFLR1 gene encoding IGF-like family receptor 1 isoform X3, producing the protein MGPQRLLLSAALFLAQTVPQEASQHCGRLEYWNPDNLCCGSCLQRFGPPPCPDYEFSENCGLNDFGDHKPAPTKEPCPLKPGTPSVLSSQESSSLTVSSPPWTSEHTAPWQAFLTIALPLVLVLLVTSATILRLAQRRHSSHHHRKAVHPYSDIACSDPNISPGSLEAPEAELPNLTSQPLSRLLDELEVLEELIVLLDPEPGPGGSLACGTTRHLAARYGLPAAWSTFAYSLRPSRSPLRALIEMVVAREPSASLGQLHIHLAQLGRADALKVLSKLG; encoded by the exons ATGGGGCCCCAACGCCTTCTCTTGTCTGCGGCACTGTTCTTGGCCCAGACTGTGCCACAGGAAGCCTCCCAGCACTGTGGCCGCCTGGAGTACTGGAACCCTGACAACCTGTGCTGTGGCAGCTGTCTGCAGCGCTTCGGTCCGCCCCCATGCCCCG ACTACGAGTTTTCGGAAAACTGCGGGCTCAATGACTTTGGTGATCAC AAGCCGGCTCCTACCAAAGAGCCCTGTCCCCTGAAGCCTGGAACACCCAGCGTCCTGAGCTCCCAGGAATCCAGCTCACTGACAGTTTCCAGCCCACCATGGACATCTGAGCACACTGCCCCTTGGCAGGCCTTTCTAACTATTGCCCTGCCCCTGGTGCTGGTTCTGCTTGTGACCTCAGCCACCATCCTCCGGCTTGCTCAGCGAAGACATAGCTCCCACCACCACAGGAAAGCTGTCCACCCTTATTCTGATATTGCTTGCAGTGATCCCAACATCTCTCCAGGTTCTCTGGAGGCACCAGAGGCAG AGCTGCCAAATCTCACATCACAGCCCCTGTCTCGCCTCCTGGATGAGCTGGAGGTGCTGGAGGAGCTGATTGTACTGCTGGACCCTGAGCCTGGGCCAGGTGGGTCATTGGCCTGTGGTACCACTCGACACCTGGCTGCAAGATATGGACTGCCTGCTGCCTGGTCCACATTTGCTTACTCACTGAGACCCAGTCGCTCACCTCTGCGAGCACTGATTGAGATGGTGGTAGCAAGGGAGCCCTCTGCTTCTCTGGGCCAGCTTCACATACACCTGGCCCAACTAGGGCGGGCGGATGCACTGAAGGTGTTATCCAAGCTTGGCTGA
- the IGFLR1 gene encoding IGF-like family receptor 1 isoform X2 — MGPQRLLLSAALFLAQTVPQEASQHCGRLEYWNPDNLCCGSCLQRFGPPPCPDYEFSENCGLNDFGDHVTHPFKKCPHGQCNPDNAELCSPCGGGASVPTPAATQQRHQQRCREKPAPTKEPCPLKPGTPSVLSSQESSSLTVSSPPWTSEHTAPWQAFLTIALPLVLVLLVTSATILRLAQRRHSSHHHRKAVHPYSDIACSDPNISPGSLEAPEAELPNLTSQPLSRLLDELEVLEELIVLLDPEPGPGGSLACGTTRHLAARYGLPAAWSTFAYSLRPSRSPLRALIEMVVAREPSASLGQLHIHLAQLGRADALKVLSKLG; from the exons ATGGGGCCCCAACGCCTTCTCTTGTCTGCGGCACTGTTCTTGGCCCAGACTGTGCCACAGGAAGCCTCCCAGCACTGTGGCCGCCTGGAGTACTGGAACCCTGACAACCTGTGCTGTGGCAGCTGTCTGCAGCGCTTCGGTCCGCCCCCATGCCCCG ACTACGAGTTTTCGGAAAACTGCGGGCTCAATGACTTTGGTGATCACGTAACGCACCCCTTCAAAAAATGTCCTCATGGGCAGTGCAACCCCGACAACGCAGAGCTATGTAGCCCCTGTGGTGGCGGAGCCAGTGTCCCCACTCCTGCGGCAACCCAGCAGCGGCACCAGCAGCGCTGCAGAGAG AAGCCGGCTCCTACCAAAGAGCCCTGTCCCCTGAAGCCTGGAACACCCAGCGTCCTGAGCTCCCAGGAATCCAGCTCACTGACAGTTTCCAGCCCACCATGGACATCTGAGCACACTGCCCCTTGGCAGGCCTTTCTAACTATTGCCCTGCCCCTGGTGCTGGTTCTGCTTGTGACCTCAGCCACCATCCTCCGGCTTGCTCAGCGAAGACATAGCTCCCACCACCACAGGAAAGCTGTCCACCCTTATTCTGATATTGCTTGCAGTGATCCCAACATCTCTCCAGGTTCTCTGGAGGCACCAGAGGCAG AGCTGCCAAATCTCACATCACAGCCCCTGTCTCGCCTCCTGGATGAGCTGGAGGTGCTGGAGGAGCTGATTGTACTGCTGGACCCTGAGCCTGGGCCAGGTGGGTCATTGGCCTGTGGTACCACTCGACACCTGGCTGCAAGATATGGACTGCCTGCTGCCTGGTCCACATTTGCTTACTCACTGAGACCCAGTCGCTCACCTCTGCGAGCACTGATTGAGATGGTGGTAGCAAGGGAGCCCTCTGCTTCTCTGGGCCAGCTTCACATACACCTGGCCCAACTAGGGCGGGCGGATGCACTGAAGGTGTTATCCAAGCTTGGCTGA